A region of Thermococcus piezophilus DNA encodes the following proteins:
- a CDS encoding S-layer protein, with protein MKVKKIAALALGAAMVGATVGFASAQPTVPNIPKDFFVNADGTPNVKIVVGSNAAAMDVASAADIAVALGSLLYTTEQVDVQGDYVKIKAEYPPETVLSELIYAYNYTTMTNDHNLTNLTGWATSYDELPGDYWYNGSAYTGNYTDWVGNFMVPTTIADKDKIGDEQLIDWHITLKNVQLSSKDPAEWNGTMPPKDADLIVTPGNVTVFVDYVLYNYTVSHTTEVRPAYPEWGVPAESATVTDWYIGDAENMAAAGGTEVGVYSPGVAAGDTFTVFGETYYVLSVGNDTFTAGLDKGTSWYQVGQPQAIEGTDWIVTVLDISIIDQRALVVVKNAVTGEESDQIILEKDTPVNIFGDGRVVLTLKDTFVGIDGHLIASIAAQVGVDTYTSGRTITYDGKNWEMTIKTDGTYITNITLTNLDTLEGNPVDIFGTYNLVYKFEMKTKNEADVDYDINGDGDKDDTLVVAYAYICLKEKEGTIIEKELKVGDSVLGTDYVVSEIHATADNIIPKPVASPITVMDYEVNLEDPGSNLILVGGPVANSVTQYLVDEGISQVDWYNSTGGIEYIQDALGGYDVVIVAGATRTETKAAAEALMQYLAGL; from the coding sequence ATGAAAGTGAAGAAAATCGCGGCCCTTGCACTTGGTGCCGCAATGGTTGGAGCAACCGTCGGCTTCGCCAGCGCCCAGCCGACCGTCCCGAACATACCGAAGGACTTCTTCGTTAACGCCGATGGAACCCCGAACGTTAAAATCGTCGTTGGAAGTAACGCTGCTGCAATGGACGTTGCCAGTGCCGCTGACATAGCCGTTGCCCTTGGAAGCCTGCTCTACACCACCGAGCAGGTTGACGTCCAGGGCGACTACGTCAAGATCAAGGCTGAGTACCCACCAGAGACTGTCCTCTCAGAGCTGATCTACGCCTACAACTACACTACCATGACCAACGACCACAACCTTACGAACCTCACTGGTTGGGCCACCAGCTACGACGAGCTTCCGGGAGACTACTGGTACAATGGCAGCGCCTACACTGGTAACTACACTGACTGGGTGGGCAACTTCATGGTCCCTACCACCATTGCCGACAAGGACAAGATCGGCGACGAGCAGCTTATCGACTGGCACATCACCCTCAAGAACGTCCAGCTCAGCTCCAAGGACCCCGCTGAGTGGAACGGTACCATGCCACCCAAGGACGCTGACCTTATAGTCACTCCAGGCAACGTCACCGTCTTCGTTGACTACGTCCTCTACAACTACACCGTCTCACACACCACTGAGGTCAGGCCAGCTTACCCAGAGTGGGGCGTCCCGGCTGAGAGTGCAACTGTTACTGACTGGTACATCGGCGACGCCGAGAACATGGCTGCTGCCGGTGGAACCGAAGTTGGCGTCTACAGCCCAGGTGTTGCTGCCGGTGACACCTTCACCGTCTTCGGCGAGACTTACTACGTCCTCAGCGTCGGAAACGACACCTTCACTGCCGGTCTCGATAAGGGTACCTCCTGGTACCAGGTCGGCCAGCCGCAGGCTATCGAGGGCACTGACTGGATTGTTACCGTCCTCGACATAAGCATCATCGACCAGAGGGCTCTTGTTGTCGTCAAGAACGCCGTCACCGGCGAGGAGAGCGACCAGATTATCCTCGAGAAAGACACCCCAGTTAACATCTTCGGCGATGGTAGGGTGGTGCTTACCCTCAAGGACACTTTCGTCGGTATCGACGGTCACCTTATAGCCAGCATCGCAGCCCAGGTTGGCGTCGATACTTACACCAGCGGTCGCACCATCACCTACGATGGCAAGAACTGGGAGATGACCATAAAGACCGACGGCACCTACATCACCAACATAACCCTTACCAACCTCGACACCCTCGAGGGCAACCCGGTTGACATCTTCGGCACCTACAACCTCGTGTACAAATTTGAGATGAAGACCAAGAATGAGGCGGACGTTGACTACGACATCAACGGCGATGGCGACAAGGACGATACCCTCGTCGTTGCTTACGCCTACATCTGCCTCAAGGAGAAGGAGGGCACCATCATCGAGAAGGAGCTCAAGGTCGGCGACAGCGTCCTTGGCACCGACTACGTCGTCAGCGAGATCCACGCTACCGCCGACAACATCATCCCCAAGCCAGTCGCCAGCCCGATAACCGTCATGGACTACGAGGTCAACCTTGAGGACCCAGGAAGCAACCTCATCCTCGTTGGCGGCCCGGTTGCCAACAGTGTCACCCAGTACCTCGTCGATGAGGGCATCAGCCAGGTCGACTGGTACAACAGCACAGGCGGCATCGAGTACATCCAGGACGCCCTTGGAGGCTACGACGTCGTCATCGTCGCCGGTGCCACCAGGACAGAGACCAAGGCTGCCGCCGAGGCCCTCATGCAGTACCTCGCTGGCCTCTGA